GCATTGTGAGGCCAGGCCGGTGGGGACGTCGAGCGGACCGGCGTGTGTGCCGTAGTCGCCAACTCCATTGGCATTCAAGCCGATACAAAACGACGGCATCGCCTTGTAGAAGAATCCGTTGTAGTGATCCGGAGAAAAGATGACGACGAGCTCGGGATCGTAATCGCGCACGAATTCCCGGGCCTGCGCGATGGCACCCTCGATGTCGTCAAGCAGGACCCGCGACGGCCCCGGAAGATTCAGGAGCGGGCTGTGGGACATACAGCACAGAGCCATTGCCACTGTCGACATCACCCCCTCCCGGGACGAGCGTGAGGGCATCAAGCAGCGACGCGCTGAGTTCGGGAGCGAGTTGAGCGATGCAGGCAGCCGCGATGCACCGATCGGGGCGCAGGAACACCACCGACTCCTGATGCACGTCGAACCAGGACTTGAGCCCGCCGGTGCGATCGCCCACGACGACGACATCCGGATCGTCGTGTCCGGTCCAGTGCAGCTGAGTCGACGGCCGCAGCGCAACAAAGCGGGCGCCCAACGCCTTCCACTTCGCGAAGGCCGCATCACCGAGAATCTTGCGCGGGTTGTTGTTCCAGCACAGCACGCCGAACCAGGGGCCCAGCACATCGTCCAAGAGCACGTCCTGCTGAGTACGGGTGTCCACCCGGGGCTGGATGAACAGCGTGCCCACCGGCGATTCGGTCCCGTGCGGCGCTTTGGGATTCACCGAGTGCACGACGGCCCCGTACTCGTAGCGCGGCATCGGCTTGAATCGCATCTCCAGCACATACCGCTTGAGAGTGGGCACAATTGACGCCGACCGCACCAGCACATCGCGCGCCGTAGCGACGCGACGGTTGGTCGGCGAGATGACGCGACCCACCATCGTGGAAAGGTCGATCATGGCCCGCGCGTGCTTGCGGCGTTCCATGTCGTAGGTATCCAGCAATTTATCGCCGGCCCGGCCGCTGACCACCGCCGCCAGCTTCCAACCCAAGTTGGCCGCATCCCGGATACCGCTGTTGTAGCCCTGCCCCTGCCACACCGGCATCAGGTGCGCCGCATCGCCGGCGAGCAGCAACCGGCCGCTGCGGAACGCACCGGCGATTCGCGAGTGGTGGGTGTACACCCGGCGCCGGATCACGTCGACCCGATCGGGCTGCGGCACCATGCGCGCCAGCATCTGCTTGAGGAACACCGGGTCCTCGGCCTGCTCGTCGGTCTCGTCGGCGTGAATCATGAACTCGAAGCGCCGAATTCCGTGCGCGATCGAAATCGAGGCATATGGACGTTCGGGATCGGCGCCGACTTCACTGTTCGGGTGGCCCAGCGGGTCGTTGGCGATGTCGACGACCAGCCAGCGCGTCGACGATGTCGTCCCGTCGAACGACACACCCATCATCCGGCGGGTCATGCTGCGACCGCCGTCGCAGCCGACGACGTAGCGCGCCCGCACGGTAGTGCTGCCACCGTCGCCGCCAAGCTCAACCGTGACCGCGTCGTCGACTTCCGCACAGGTAGTCATCGGCCGGCTCCAACGAACCTCGACGCAGTCGAATCTGTCCAAACCGACCAGCAATTCGGTGTCGACGAGAGGTTGGACGAACCCGTTGCGCTTCGGCCACCCGAAACGCGCGTCGGGAGGCGCCATTTCGGCGAGTACCCGGCGCTTGCCGTCGACGAAGCGCAGGATCTGGTTCGGAACCGTATGCGGCAGGACGCGATCGACCAGACCGATCGACTGAAACGTACGCAGCGACTCGTCGTCCAAGCCGACCCCGCGGGGGTAGTCGATCAGGCTGTCGCGTTCGTCGACCAACAGCGTTCGGACACCTTGGGCGCCAAGGATATTAGCCAGCGTCAGGCCGACCGGGCCCGCGCCGACGATGACAACGTCGACGTCTACCTCATCGGCCTGGTGCCCGGCGGCTGCCATCAGCGCCCCAGCAGAAAGTCGAGATGCAAGCGGTTGAAGGTCTTGGCGTCCTCGTATTGCGGCCAGTGACCACAACCGGGCATCACCTCGAACCGCGCGCCCGCGATCATCGACGCCATGCGGCGCCCCTCGGTTACGTCGGCGGTGGGGTCGTCACTGGTCCACAGCACCAGCGTCGGTGCGACGATCGACCCGTATTCATCCGGACCGAGGATGTTGCGGGCGCGAATCTCGGGGTCCTGCAATGCCATGATGTCGCTCATCGCGGAGACGAATCCTTGTTGGCGATATACGCGCTGGCGGCTGGCGACCAGGTCGTCGTAATCCTTGGACTTGTCGGCCATCAGCCATTTGATGCGGGCTTGCACCGTTTCCCAGGTCGGGTTCTCGGCGGCCGCCATGGACAGCGTGATGATTCGCTGCATCACCACGGGATCGGCCTGAGAGCCACCGGCGGTGTTAAGGACAAGTCGCTCAACCACATCCGGATGGTCGACCGCGGTGCGGGCTGCCACCCAGCCCCCGAGCGATTCGCCGCTGAGGTAAGCACGGTCCACACCGATGGTGCGCAGCACGGCCATCAGATGCTCGACATAATGGCTGACTTCCAGCGGGTGGCCCGGCTTGTCGGTGTACCCGTGCCCCAGCATGTCGATCGACCAGGTCCAGAAATGCTCGGCGTGCGCGCCCAGATTGCGCACGTAAGCCTCGGCGTGGCCACCGGATCCGTGCAGCAGCATCAGCACCGGCTTGCCCGGGTCGCCGGCGCGCAGATAGCGGGTCTTGACGCCCCCGGCGTTGAGATAGCCCTGCTCAAACGCGACACCCTGAAGATCGCTCCAGATGCTTTCGAACTCGGCCACGGCGCCTCTCTGCCCACTACTGGTGGAAATCTGGTTCTCGTTTTAGACTTATCGAGTGTGCGAATATCGCACACTAATGTGCGTTATATATTAGAGCTTCGCTCTCACATGGAGGTATGTCAAGGCTGTGACGGGTTCGGGTACCGGCTCGCAGACGCTGGCCAGGGGAATCACGGCGCTGCAAATGGTCGCGGATTCTCCGACCGGGCTGACCGTGCAGCAGCTCGCCGACCAGGTCGGGGTGCACCGGACCATCGCGTATCGCTTGCTGTCGACACTGGCGCAATTCCGCTTGGTAGCCAAGGGAGAAGACGGGCGCTACCGGCCGGCCGCCGGCCTCGCGGTGCTCGGCGCGTCGTTCGACCGCAATGTGCGCCAATTGAGTCTGCCTACGCTGCGTGCTCTGGCCGACGAGCTGGGCACCACCGTGTCCCTGCTCGTCGCCGAGGGTGACCAACAGGTGGCGGTCGCGGTGATCGTGCCGAGCCACGTCGCCTACCAACTGTCCTTCCACGAGGGCAGCCGGTATCCGCTGGACCGTGGCGCGGCCGGAATCGCCTTGCTCGCAAGCCTTCCCCCGCGCCCGGGTGAACGGGACCTGGTGTCGCGAGCGCGCGAGCGTGGCTGGGTGAGCACCTATGGAGAGATCGAACCGAACACCTACGGCCTGGCCGTGGCGGTCCACCGCCCGGCACCGTCCCCGCCGACCTGTATCAACCTCATCTCCCATCGCGAAGATGTCGTGCTGCGCGGCAGGGATGCGGTCGTCAAAGCCGCGAAGCAGTTATCCGAGCTGCTGAGCTGAAGGGATAGCAGTTGATGTTGTGGGATTCCGAAGTCGACGTCGTCGTACTCGGCACCGGCGGCGCCGGGCTTACCGCCGCACTGTCGGCGGTGGCCGCCGGCGCCTCGGTCGAGGTGTACGAGAAGGCCCCGACCGTCGGCGGCACCACCGCGGTGTCGGGTGGCGTGGTGTGGATCCCCGCCCATAACCGTTCTCCCGAGGGCAAATTGACCGAAGACGATGCGCTGCGGTACCTGCGCGCGCAGTCCCACGGCACCATGGACGACGCTCTGGTCGAGACTTTCGTGCGGACCGGCCCCACGATGCTGGAATTCGTGGAGGGACACAGCGGCCTGCGCTTCGAAGTCGCCACCGGTTTCCCCGACTACCGCCCGGAGCTGCCGGGCGGACAGCCGACCGGGGGTCGGTCGCTGAGTGCGGGGCCGTTCGACCTGAACCAGCTCGGCGACTGGGCCAACCGGATCACGTCGTTTCCGGCCGACTGGTCCAACGTCGGTATCGATGCCGAGACCCGGGCGCGCCTGCACGTGACGATCGACGAAGGCAGCGATCTGTGCGTCGCCGGCACCGCGCTGATCGCGGGGCTGCTCAAGGGATTACTCGACGCCGGGATCACTCCGCAGACCAATGCCCGCGCCGAGGAACTCATTGCCGAGGGCGGTGAGATCGTCGGGGTGCGCATCGCGCTGCCCGGACGGACCGTCCAGGTGCGTGCGCGCCGCGGAGTCGTGTTGGGTGTCGGCGGTTTCGAATGGGATCCGGGTTTGGTGCAGGCCTTCCTGCGCGGCCCGATGCACGGCGCCGTATCCCCGCCGAACAACACCGGCGACGGGCTGCGCATGGCGATGGCGCACGGCGCGGATCTGGCTAACATGGGCGAAGCCTGGTGGGTCCCGATCGTGCAAATCCCCGGCGACACCATCGACGGCCGGCAGCGCAGCCGCAGCGTGCGACTGGAGCGGACTCGGCCGCGCAGCATCATCGTCAACCAAGCGGGGCACCGATTCGTCAACGAGGCATGCGATTACAACTCGATGGCGGGCGCGTTCCACTACCTGGATCCCCGAGGTGGGTATGTCAATGACCGCGGGTGGATGGTGTTCGACTCAGTTCACCTGCAGCGCTATGGATTCCTGGGTATCGCTCCCGGGGAACCGGTTCCGGACTGGTTCTGCGAGTCCGCGGACCTGAGCGAACTGGGCGCCAAGACCGGCATCGACGCCGACGGTCTGATCCACACGATCGACGATTGGAACCGCCATGTCGCGCAGGACGCCGATCCCGACTTCGGCCGCGGCTCCAGTGCGTACGACGGCTATTGGGGCGACGACACCGCCACCACGGCTGCCGGAAAGACACTGGGCCCGATCGACACCGCACCCTATTACGCGGTGCCGGTGAGCATCGGCGCGATGGGCACCAAGGGCGGTCCGCGCACAGACCACGACGGCCGCGTGCTCCACGTTAACGGGGAACCGATACCGGGCCTGTTCGCCGCGGGCAACACGATGGCCGGCGCGACCGGCCGGGCCTACGGCGGTGCTGGCGGAACCATCGGTCCGGCAATGGTTTTCGGCTACCGCGCGGGCTACGCCGCCGCCACCGGGAAGTCTGTCGACCTGCAGTAGCCGCGGCCGTGCCGGCTCACGGGCGCAGCGGCACTTCCACGCAAATGTGAGTTCCCACCGGGGTATCGAGGAAGACGAACACTCCGCCGGCGGCGTCCACCCGGGCCCGGTGCGACGCCAGCCCGATGTGGCCCTGCCCCAGTCGGCGTGCCATCGTCTCGGTGTCGAATCCCACACCGTCGTCGACGACGTGCAGCACACACCGGTGATCGGTGACTCCGAGCGTGATCGATGCGTGACGGGCTTGCGAATGCTGCACCACATTGGATACCAATTCGCGCACCACGCCGAAGACGATCGGGTCGATCTCGTTGCGATTCGGGTAATCGATGTCGGTAGAGATCTCGATCCCCGAACGGTGCGACGTATCGGAGGCCAACTGTTGCACGGCAGCGCCCAGACCAACCTGCTCCAGGACGGCGGGGTGCAGCTCGAATGTAGCCTGCCGCAGGCTCTGTGACGCGATTTGCAGACCGGCCAGCGCACGCTCGACGCGCTCGTCGCCGGGCAGCGCAGTCTCCAGCTCGACGATTTCCTGGCGCACCGCCAGGATGTCTTGCAGTGGTCCGTCGTGAATGGTTTCCGAAATCCGGCGCTGCAGCACGTCCTGGGCGGTCATCGTCTGCGCGAGCAATTCCTCTCGCAGCACGCTCAGGCCGGCCACCGAGCGGGTGTGCCGGTCCGCGATGCGGACGGCCATGTACGCGGTGGCGCAGAGGAACCCGTACAGCACGAAGCGGAAAGTGGCCTCGAACAAGCCGATCGAGCGAAGCATCTCCGGGTCCTGCAGCACCGCGATCGCGAACCCCACCATGGAGAAGATCAGCACCACCGCGGCGCGTCGCGACGAGACGTCGAGGCCTAGCAGGATGGGCAGCATGGTCATGATCAGCAGCGGATAGATCCCGTCGGTGGACAGCAACTGAAAGACCGTCAAGGCGACAACATCGACGACGGTGAAGGCAACGGGTTCCAGCCGGCCCAAGGCAATCCTTTGATGGAACGGGGAAAACGCCAGCGCCATGGCGCACAGGGCGACCACCGCATACGCGACGATCAATACACCCTGTTGCCGCCACTCGGATCGGTTCGTACCGATGATCATGGCGGCGACCATCAGTCCCACCACACCAATCCGAACCACCGACGCAATGCGATACGAGCGCAGCTGGTGAACCCTGCGAACTCGATGCAGTTCCGCATCGCTGGTATCCGCCACGCGAACACAATATTCATCGGTGCTCGCTGCCCGGAGGCTAAATGGCAAAACCGGCATCAGGTTCTCCGTCGTGGCAATCTGCGCTGGTGCGGCAAACCGCTACACTGTCCGCCATGACCGGCGGAGCAACGCCCGAGAAGGTCCGCGTCGTCGTCGGCGATGACCACCCGCTGTTCCGTGAAGGGGTAGTGCGCGCGCTCGCGTTGAGCGGTGAGGTGCACGTCGTCGGCGAAGCGGATGACGGTACGCAGGCACTGGAACTGATCAAGGAGCACCGGCCCGACGTCGCGTTGCTCGACTTCAGGATGCCTGGCATGGACGGCGCGCAAGTGGCCGCGGCGGTGCGCGGCAACGACTTGCCGACCCGCGTGCTGCTGTTGTCGGCTCACGACGAGTCGGCGATCGTGTATCAAGCATTGCAGCAGGGTGCCGCCGGCTTTCTGCTCAAAGACTCGACGCGCACCGAGATCGTCAAAGCCGTGCTCGATTGCGCGAGTGGACGCGACGTGGTGGCACCCTCGCTTGCCGGAGGTCTTGCCGCACAGATTCGGCAGCGCGCAGAACCGAGTGCGCCTGTCCTGTCCGCTCGAGAGCGCGAGGTGCTCAATCGGATTGCTCGCGGTCAGAGCATCCCCGCGATCGCCGCCGAGCTGTTCGTGGCGCCGTCCACGGTCAAAACGCATGTGCAGCGCCTATACGAGAAGCTCGGGGTCAGCGACCGCGCGGCCGCCGTCCACGAGGCCATGCGGCAAGGTCTGCTCAACTAGCGGCCGGCCACACTTCCGGCTCCCGAATCGGCGCCGGCGGTTCTTCGCACAACATTGCCTTCGCGTGGGCCTCTGCCTCGGCGACCAGGTGGCGAGCCCGGCGCTCCAACTCGTAGAGGTGGCCGGCGCTGATACCGGCGCCGATAAGCCGCTGCCGGGCCAGGACCAGGGGATCCACCGAGGAGACACCGTTCGCGCGTTCGGTGACCGCCTGAACCACAACGGGGCCCGCGCCGGCGCCCGCTCGTCGCACCGCTTCAGCAACCGAATCGCGAACCGCCGCAACGTCGTTGCCGTCAACACGCAGCACCGGCATCCCGTGGCTGTCGCCCGCGTGAATGTCGCGACGTGCGTTCTCGACGACGAACACCACCGGAAGCTGCCAAGACATGGCGATGTGAGCGGCCTCGGTGAAGTCCGCGGATTTCGCGTCACGAGTCTCCATGACACATATCGTGACCCTGCCGTCGTCGATCAGTTGCTTGCCGTAGGCGTGTCCCACCGCCAGCAGCGGTGACTGCCGCAAAGAGTCTGAGAGGGAAGACAAACCACGAACAGAAGCTCCGAGTTCCTCGTCGCTGTCGAAGTTGGGGCCGATCAGCGCGGCGATGGCCGGGCCGAGCGGCAACGCGCACCCGATCTGCTGGGCATGCTGCAGATGGACGATGCCGGTGGTCATCAGGTCGCCCGGACGAAGCGCCGCGGCGGTACCGATAGCCACTGCCTCCTGGCCGAACGCGGCCCGTACCGGCTGGTTGAGCAGACCGTCGATGCGCAACTCCTCCACTGCCATGTCGAGCAGGCGCAAGACCCACATTTGCCGGTACAACTCCAGCTCGTCGCGCAACCGCGCCGCAGACAGTTCAGGTGTGCGAGTCATGTTCCGGTCTCTCCTAACTCGTCGTGGATACAAGAGCTAAGTTAGGCCGGTTCAGCTGGGCAAACCTCCGCCGATCGGGCTGCAATCCGGATGAATGCCCGTTCCCCCGATTGGGGGACAAGCGACGATCAATCCCGGCGCTGACCTGCGCGTAACAGCAGCCGCGCGGCCGCCGAATACGGGTCGTCCTGCCCATCGACCACCGCCCGGGCGAGCCCGTCGAGATCCGGCTGGGTCCGCAGCTGGGTCTGTGCCAGGGAAAGGATCTGCGCACGGGCGCGAGCCAGCCGACGCTCCCGGCTGTCGGTGCGGTGATGGTCGTCGATGGCGGCGACGAGGTCCGCGACGCCCTCGCCCCGAGCGGCGATCAGGCTGACGATGGGGGCCTCCGTCTCGGCCCGCAGATCCCGCACGGTCTGTTCGGCACCATCCCGGTCGGCCTTGTTGACCACCACGATGTCGGCAATTTCCAGCACGCCGGCTTTGGCGGCCTGGACCGCGTCGCCCGCCCCGGGGTTGAGGATGACGACAGTGGGGTCGGCGACGGCGGCAATCTCGATCTCGGATTGCCCCACACCCACGGTTTCCAGCAGCACCATGTCGTAACCGATAGCACCCAGCAGTCGGATGGCCGCCGGAACCGCGGCAGCCAGACCGCCGAGATGACCACGGCTGGCCACCGAGCGGATCAATACCTCAGAGTCGTTGATATGCGCGGCCATTCGAATCCGGTCACCCAGCAGGGCGCCACCACTGAACGGCGACGACGGGTCCACCGCCAGCACGGCCACCCGGCTGCCACGCTCCCGGTAGGCACCGACGAGGGCCGCGACCGTGGTCGACTTCCCCGCGCCCGGCGGGCCGGTGATACCGACAACACGAACCGTCAGCGCGGTTGCCGGGCCGATGCTGGCCAGCACCTCGTCGCGCTGCTCCCCCTCGACCAGGCTGAGCAGCCGACCCACCGCGCGTGGAGACCCGTTGCGCGCTCCGGTAATTAGGTCGGCGATGGTCATGGACACATTATGGAGCCGGGACCTCGATGACCGTCGCGGAACCCGAGCGCACGCTGACCGCCACGCGTTGCACAGGTGTTCTCCAATTCAGCCAGCACAGGCGCGGGACTGCGAGAACAACCACGCATTTACGCGAATATTTTTCGCTTAAACAGAAAACATGAGTTGCAGCGAGGGCTGTCGCCCGGGCCGGCGACTAGCATCGCGTGCGATGACTCAGTCGGAGGGGACCATCGCGGTCCCGGGCGGAAATGTGTGGTTCAAGCGCGTCGGCGGCGGCCCGGGCCTTCCCCTCCTGGCCGTGCACGGCGGGCCCGGCGTCCCGCACAACTACTTGCTTTCGCTGGAACGCCTGGCCGACGAACGTGAGGTTGTGTACTGGGATCAGCTTGGCTGTGGAAACTCCGAACGCCCGTCAGACACGAAACTATGGACGGTGCAGCGCTCGATCGCCGAAATGGATGCCGTCATCCAAGCGCTCGACCTGGACCGCTTCCATCTCTTCGGTAATTCGTGGGGCGGAATGCTGGCGCAGCAGTACATTCTCGACGTCCCGTCGACCGCGGTCAGCCTGACCATCTCGAACAGCATCGCGTCCATACCCGCGTTTTCGGGCATGGTGGCCCGGCTCAAAGGCGACTTGGACCCGGCCACTCAATCCGCCATCGACCGTCATCAAGCCGCCGGCACGACACACTCGCCCGAATACCAGGACGCCGTCCGTATCTGGAACGAGACGTATCTCTGCCGTGTTCACCCCTGGCCTGCTGAACTCCAGGACGCATTCGCGCGCATGGGAACCGAGATCTTCGAAACAATGTTCGGCCCCAGCGACTTTCACATCATCGGGACCATTCGCGACTGGGACGTGTTCGACCGGTTGACCGAGATCGCGCTGCCGACCCTCGTCGTCGCGGGCCGCCATGACGAGTGCGCCCCCGAGCACATGCGAGAGATGCACCAGCGCATCAAGGGCTCGCGCTTCGAGTTGTTCGAGTCGAGCTCGCACATGCCGTTCATTGAGGAGCCAGACCGGTTCGACGATGTGCTGCGAGATTTCTTGCGGCACCACGACGACGGCTGAACGACCCGAATCCCAGTAAGCCCGGCCTAACGCCTCCCGTCCGGCGATGCGGATGGCTGGCCGCGACACGCATGCCCGACACGCCGACCGCCCGTCGTCAGGACCGGCCGCATCGGTCGCTACGGTGCTGGCAGACGGTCGGGGTGACCGACACCACACCAGCGACACGGGTTAAAGCGTTGCTGGACCCGCCTCGTGGGGTACGGGTCACTAGACCGACAACATGACTACGGAGGGAGCTCCATCATGAGCGACCGCGACAGTGGACTCGTGGAAGGCATCAAGGGCGTCATCGAGGACGCGATCGGGAAGACCAAAGAGATCGTCGGCATCCTGATCAACAACGAAAGTCTCCGCAAGGAAGGCCGCGCTCAGCAGGACAAGGCGCAGGCACAACGCGACGTGGCCAAGAAAGAGGCACAGGCCGAGACCGCGCGTGGGGCTGAGAAGACCGCCGAGGCTCGCGAGAAGGCCGCAGCGAAGAGTTAGTCACACCCCGTCCAGGAACTGAGCCGCGAAATGCGGCTCAGTTTTTGGCGGCGTTGAACTTGGCGACGTTCGCTCGGAAGTCCTCGGTGAGGAATGACTGGCTTTCGGCCGACAAGGCGTAGTCCAGGCTGGCGAGCACCGCACGCTCCAGATGGATGTTGAGCACCCGCTTGGTGCTCTCGACGGCCTGTTGGGGCAGCTCCAAAATCTTTTTGGCGCAAGCGATTGCCTCCGCTACGGGGTCGGCTGCCACGTGATTGGCCAGTCCGAGTTCAACGGCGCGTTGGGCTTTGATCCGGGTGCCGGTCAATGCGTATTCCTTGGCCAAGAGCAGGCTGATGTGCAGCGGCCAGGTCAGCGGTCCACCATCGGCGGCGACCAATCCCACCTGCACATGTGGATCGGCGAGGTACGCGTCTTCGGCGATGTAGACAATGTCACTCAGCGCGACCAGGCTGCAACCCAGACCGACGGCCGGGCCATTCACGGCCGCTACCACCGGAATTCGGCACCGTGCCATGCCCAGTACGATCTCGCGTCCATCTCGAATGGTCTTGGCCCGCAGGTCGGCGTCGTTCGAGAGTTCTTCGAGATAACCGAAATCGCCGCCGGCCGAAAATGCCCGGCCCGCACCGGTTATCACCGCCGCACGGGCGGTGGGGTCATCCGTCAATCGCTGCCACAGCCGCGCCAGCCCGGAGTGCAGATCATCGTTGACCGAGTTCAGCGAATCCGGCCGGTTCAGGGTGATGATCCGCAGCGCACCGTCGACGCGGACATCGATTTCAGCAGGCATGTCGTACACGTCAGACTCCCAATCCCAAGATTCGTGAAGCGATGATGTTCTTCTGTATCTGTGATGTCCCGCCCATGACGCTCTGTGCGCGGCTGTACAGGTAGGCGCTGAGCAGATCTGGGTCGCGGGTCCCGGCGACCGCCAGTGCGGCGTGCCCCACGGATTGTTCGACCCAGGTCATCAGCAGCTTGTCCAGCGAACCTTCCGACCCGTGCGACACGCCATCCAGCTGCTCGGACAACCGCCGCCGCACGTGATGCGTCAGCATATCCGACTGAACCGCCGCCCACGCCAACTCTTCAGGAACCGGGCCTTCGCGATCAACCCAGTGCGCCAACAGTTGTCGGACGAGCTTGCCGTATCGCGCGGCATAGCCGAGAGTGGAAGGCTCGCGTTCGTGTCCGACGACGGTCATCGCCACCGCCCAGCCGTCGCCGGGAGCGCCGACCATCCGGTCCGCCGGCACCGTGGCGCCGTCGAAGAACACCTGGCCGAATTCGTTGCTGACCCCGTTCATCATCTGCAATGGACGTTGTTGCACGCCAGTCTGTTTCATCGCGATCACGAACGCCGACAGACCCCGGTGTCGCTTGGCGTCGGGATCGGTGCGGGCCAGCAGTAGACACCAGTCGGCCACGTCGGAGTAGCTGGTCCAGATCTTGTGCCCGTGCACGACGTAGTTATCGCCGTCCCGGGTGGCGGTGGTGGTCAGCGACGCTAGATCCGAGCCCGCGTCCGGTTCACTGAAGCCCTGGCACCAGCGCTCGGTGCCGTTGATTATGCCGGGCAGGAAGCGCTTGCGCAGTTCATCACTGCCGTGCGCGCCGATGCCGTAGACCAGGTAGCCGACGCTGGGACGGGGCGGGGCGCCGGCGCGCACCAGCTCCTCGTCGACGATGACGTCGTACACCGGCGCCAGGTCCTGCCCGCCCCAATCGCGTGGCCAGGACAGTCCGAAAAAGCCGTTCTCGTACAGGGCGCGATGCCAGTCGGCCATCCGCGCCCAATACTCGTCGCCCGAGCCGGAGAATTCCTTGGCATGCGCCGAAAGCCACGTACGCAGTCGCTCGCGGAAAGCCGCCTCGTCGGGTGAGTCACGAAAGTCCAAGATCGATCTCCTTCAGCGCGACGGGCCACAGCTCTGTCGATGTCAGGGCGCGGCGCAGGTAGACGTGTGCGATGCACTCCCAGGTGTTGCCGATCCCGCCGTGTACCTGAACCGCGGTCTCGCACACGGTTCTGGTGGCACGCGCGCAGTAGATCTTCGCGATCTGGGCAGCCCGGATGGCGCGCGCCGGCGCGAGTTCGTCGACGCCCCAGGCGGCGTGGCGCAGCACGCTCACCGAGCCTTCAATCACGGCAAGGCTTTCGGCCAACAGGTGGGCGACGGCTTGATACGAGCCGATCTGCTTACCGTACTGTTCGCGAATCTTCGCGTAGTCGCAGGCGACGGCCTGCGCACCCCGGGCGATTCCGACCAGGTCCGCGCACGTGGCAACCAACGCGAGCGCGTACCACCGGGCCGAAGTGTCGTCCGCTAGCTCGCCGAGCGTCTCTGCTGAGCCTCCCAATTCGGCTTCGGCTCTGGTCAAGTCGGCACCGTCGCGCACGGCGCCGAGGTCTGCGGCCAGCACCGTATTGGCGGACAGCGACAAAGCGCGCCGGGCACCGCGCGCGTCGATCGCGCGGTCAGCGAGCGCCACCGTGGTCGGGGTGGCCGCGCCGGCCTCGACACCGATACGGTGTGCCAGGTCATCGGCCAACACCGGGCCGAGAAACGGGGTGTCGACCAACCGGCGCCCGAATTCCTCAGCGACAATGGCGACTTCGACCCCGGAGGCTCCATCGGCGCGCAGTGACCTCCAGCCCGTCGCTGCGATCTGCTTGTCCAGCCGCGCGATTCGGCTGTCGTCGGCGAGGTCGGCTACCGTCGTCGGCCCCAGATCATCGGCCAGCTTCGCGGCGGCATCCCGTAGCTGTTGCTGTTCAGGTGTCAGACGTACATCCATAGCGCTCCTTCAGCACTCGGCGCAGCACCTTGCCCGACGGTAGGCGAGGAATATCAGGCACGAAGACGATGCGGCTCAGATGTTTGTAGGACGCCAGTTTCTCGTCCACCCGGGCGGTGAGGTCGGCGGCGACCGCCTCCGTGTCTCCGGGAGCATGAGTGGCGACCGCGGCAACGACGGCCTCGCCGTTGAGCCCGTCCGGAACCCCGAACACCGCACAGTCTTTGACGGCGGGATGACCGTGCAG
The DNA window shown above is from Mycobacterium sp. Aquia_216 and carries:
- a CDS encoding response regulator — protein: MTGGATPEKVRVVVGDDHPLFREGVVRALALSGEVHVVGEADDGTQALELIKEHRPDVALLDFRMPGMDGAQVAAAVRGNDLPTRVLLLSAHDESAIVYQALQQGAAGFLLKDSTRTEIVKAVLDCASGRDVVAPSLAGGLAAQIRQRAEPSAPVLSAREREVLNRIARGQSIPAIAAELFVAPSTVKTHVQRLYEKLGVSDRAAAVHEAMRQGLLN
- a CDS encoding thiamine pyrophosphate-dependent enzyme, translating into MTRTPELSAARLRDELELYRQMWVLRLLDMAVEELRIDGLLNQPVRAAFGQEAVAIGTAAALRPGDLMTTGIVHLQHAQQIGCALPLGPAIAALIGPNFDSDEELGASVRGLSSLSDSLRQSPLLAVGHAYGKQLIDDGRVTICVMETRDAKSADFTEAAHIAMSWQLPVVFVVENARRDIHAGDSHGMPVLRVDGNDVAAVRDSVAEAVRRAGAGAGPVVVQAVTERANGVSSVDPLVLARQRLIGAGISAGHLYELERRARHLVAEAEAHAKAMLCEEPPAPIREPEVWPAAS
- the meaB gene encoding methylmalonyl Co-A mutase-associated GTPase MeaB; protein product: MTIADLITGARNGSPRAVGRLLSLVEGEQRDEVLASIGPATALTVRVVGITGPPGAGKSTTVAALVGAYRERGSRVAVLAVDPSSPFSGGALLGDRIRMAAHINDSEVLIRSVASRGHLGGLAAAVPAAIRLLGAIGYDMVLLETVGVGQSEIEIAAVADPTVVILNPGAGDAVQAAKAGVLEIADIVVVNKADRDGAEQTVRDLRAETEAPIVSLIAARGEGVADLVAAIDDHHRTDSRERRLARARAQILSLAQTQLRTQPDLDGLARAVVDGQDDPYSAAARLLLRAGQRRD
- a CDS encoding proline iminopeptidase-family hydrolase, with the translated sequence MTQSEGTIAVPGGNVWFKRVGGGPGLPLLAVHGGPGVPHNYLLSLERLADEREVVYWDQLGCGNSERPSDTKLWTVQRSIAEMDAVIQALDLDRFHLFGNSWGGMLAQQYILDVPSTAVSLTISNSIASIPAFSGMVARLKGDLDPATQSAIDRHQAAGTTHSPEYQDAVRIWNETYLCRVHPWPAELQDAFARMGTEIFETMFGPSDFHIIGTIRDWDVFDRLTEIALPTLVVAGRHDECAPEHMREMHQRIKGSRFELFESSSHMPFIEEPDRFDDVLRDFLRHHDDG
- the mbp1 gene encoding microaggregate-binding protein 1 — its product is MSDRDSGLVEGIKGVIEDAIGKTKEIVGILINNESLRKEGRAQQDKAQAQRDVAKKEAQAETARGAEKTAEAREKAAAKS
- a CDS encoding enoyl-CoA hydratase/isomerase family protein, which produces MYDMPAEIDVRVDGALRIITLNRPDSLNSVNDDLHSGLARLWQRLTDDPTARAAVITGAGRAFSAGGDFGYLEELSNDADLRAKTIRDGREIVLGMARCRIPVVAAVNGPAVGLGCSLVALSDIVYIAEDAYLADPHVQVGLVAADGGPLTWPLHISLLLAKEYALTGTRIKAQRAVELGLANHVAADPVAEAIACAKKILELPQQAVESTKRVLNIHLERAVLASLDYALSAESQSFLTEDFRANVAKFNAAKN
- a CDS encoding acyl-CoA dehydrogenase family protein, whose amino-acid sequence is MDFRDSPDEAAFRERLRTWLSAHAKEFSGSGDEYWARMADWHRALYENGFFGLSWPRDWGGQDLAPVYDVIVDEELVRAGAPPRPSVGYLVYGIGAHGSDELRKRFLPGIINGTERWCQGFSEPDAGSDLASLTTTATRDGDNYVVHGHKIWTSYSDVADWCLLLARTDPDAKRHRGLSAFVIAMKQTGVQQRPLQMMNGVSNEFGQVFFDGATVPADRMVGAPGDGWAVAMTVVGHEREPSTLGYAARYGKLVRQLLAHWVDREGPVPEELAWAAVQSDMLTHHVRRRLSEQLDGVSHGSEGSLDKLLMTWVEQSVGHAALAVAGTRDPDLLSAYLYSRAQSVMGGTSQIQKNIIASRILGLGV